One genomic window of Thermus caldifontis includes the following:
- a CDS encoding pilus assembly FimT family protein, with protein MSLTELLVVIAIIAVALSIAALNGRQMLLSQEQAAFLRSLQGLFWQGATEAASRGETLILSRQGNRLEIRRGNQVLRRLDIPQEVNLSLSDGDILRFTPPGKVESPSGGILSAPVAFTVTIGPRSYTYRVSLIGEVKVSP; from the coding sequence ATGTCGTTAACAGAGCTCCTGGTGGTGATCGCTATAATAGCGGTGGCCCTATCCATCGCCGCTTTGAATGGGAGGCAAATGCTTCTTTCCCAGGAGCAGGCGGCCTTTCTGAGGTCCCTGCAAGGCCTGTTCTGGCAAGGGGCCACCGAAGCGGCAAGCCGCGGAGAAACCCTGATCCTTTCCCGGCAAGGCAATCGGTTAGAAATTCGGCGTGGCAACCAAGTCCTACGACGTTTGGATATCCCCCAGGAGGTCAACCTTTCCCTTAGTGATGGGGATATCTTGCGCTTTACCCCTCCAGGCAAGGTGGAAAGCCCGTCAGGGGGTATACTCTCAGCCCCTGTCGCCTTTACGGTAACCATCGGACCCCGTAGCTACACGTATAGGGTTTCCCTCATTGGGGAGGTGAAGGTATCGCCATGA
- a CDS encoding polyphosphate kinase, giving the protein MHLLPEASWLQFNRRVLLQTERPDFPLLERMRFLAIWNRNLDEFFAARIAKPFWEKRGSQDHRALLEEAHAQARLACQRYQALLGEAHPHLQVLEPKDLDEEDWLYFRVYLAEVVAPRTDLIPWEAASDLSHGALYFASEDYLVRLPQDLPRLLPVPGREGAYVRLGALMRARSDLFLPEPSPLYELRVLRLLESERARADWDELAQSLEGRQEGVATLLVAEEGFPEAWLEGLRRTLELLPEEVFLLPPPLNLTLVERLVAEGPKAWLFPPLKPERPRGFLKKPLAHLERKDLLLYHPFADYAAVERFAQEALSPEVTEVWATLYRIGETNPLAEALIQAARAGKRVHVLLEGRARFDELLNLHWYLHFLRAGVEVLPLPERKVHAKALLLLTRQGKGYAHLGTGNYNPQNGRLYTDFSLFTGRLEVVREVHAFFQAMRASLPPGGLVRGQPGQAPGLETPLKPSPALSLLRTGEGIRNLLLEEIAKEAHPQGRVILKFNHLTDPMVLKALVQAAEAGARVDLLVRSTLTLLHPAFRAKSLVGRFLEHARVAAFRGGGAWKVYLTSADAMPRNFQSRFELLFPVLDKEAKKKVLRVLKRQIRDDRNSFLLTPKGEKVLWGGHHDAHRW; this is encoded by the coding sequence ATCTGGACGAGTTCTTCGCCGCCCGCATCGCCAAGCCTTTTTGGGAAAAGCGGGGAAGCCAGGACCACCGGGCCTTGCTGGAGGAAGCCCACGCCCAGGCCAGGTTGGCCTGCCAGCGCTACCAGGCCCTGCTTGGGGAAGCCCACCCCCACCTCCAGGTCCTGGAGCCCAAGGATCTGGACGAGGAAGACTGGCTCTACTTCCGGGTCTACCTGGCGGAGGTGGTGGCCCCCCGCACCGACCTCATCCCCTGGGAGGCCGCCTCCGACCTTTCCCACGGGGCCCTCTACTTCGCCTCGGAGGACTACCTGGTGCGCCTTCCCCAGGACCTTCCCCGGCTTCTCCCCGTACCCGGACGGGAAGGGGCCTACGTACGCCTGGGGGCCCTGATGCGGGCCCGAAGCGACCTCTTTCTGCCCGAGCCCTCCCCCCTTTACGAGCTCAGGGTGCTCCGCCTTCTGGAAAGCGAGCGGGCCCGGGCGGACTGGGACGAACTGGCCCAGTCCCTGGAGGGACGCCAGGAGGGCGTGGCCACCTTGCTGGTGGCGGAGGAAGGCTTCCCCGAAGCCTGGCTTGAGGGGCTCCGGCGGACCCTGGAGCTCCTCCCGGAAGAGGTTTTTCTTCTGCCCCCACCCCTGAACCTCACCTTGGTGGAAAGGCTGGTGGCCGAGGGGCCCAAGGCGTGGCTCTTCCCCCCCCTCAAACCCGAGCGGCCCCGGGGCTTCCTGAAAAAGCCCCTGGCCCACCTGGAGCGCAAGGACCTCCTCCTTTACCACCCCTTCGCCGACTACGCCGCCGTGGAACGCTTCGCCCAGGAGGCCCTCTCCCCCGAGGTGACGGAGGTCTGGGCCACCCTCTACCGCATCGGGGAGACGAACCCCTTGGCCGAGGCCCTCATCCAGGCGGCGCGGGCGGGAAAACGGGTGCACGTGCTCCTCGAGGGACGGGCCCGCTTTGACGAGCTTTTGAACCTCCACTGGTACCTGCACTTCCTCCGAGCAGGGGTGGAGGTCCTTCCCCTACCCGAGCGCAAGGTGCACGCCAAGGCCCTCCTGCTCCTCACCCGCCAGGGAAAGGGGTACGCCCACCTGGGGACGGGCAACTACAACCCGCAAAACGGGCGCCTCTACACCGACTTCTCCCTTTTCACGGGGCGCCTCGAGGTGGTGCGGGAGGTGCACGCCTTCTTCCAGGCCATGCGGGCCAGCCTTCCCCCAGGCGGGCTGGTCCGAGGGCAACCCGGCCAGGCCCCGGGCTTGGAAACACCCCTGAAACCTTCTCCCGCCCTCTCCCTCCTCCGCACCGGGGAGGGCATCCGCAACCTCCTGCTGGAGGAAATCGCCAAGGAGGCTCATCCCCAAGGACGGGTCATCCTGAAGTTTAACCACCTCACAGACCCCATGGTCCTGAAGGCCCTGGTCCAGGCCGCCGAGGCAGGGGCCCGGGTGGACCTCCTGGTGCGGAGCACCCTCACCCTCCTCCACCCCGCCTTCCGGGCCAAGAGCCTGGTGGGGCGCTTCCTGGAGCACGCCCGGGTGGCCGCCTTCCGGGGAGGCGGAGCCTGGAAGGTTTACCTCACCAGCGCCGACGCCATGCCTCGGAACTTCCAAAGCCGGTTTGAACTCCTCTTCCCCGTCCTGGACAAGGAGGCTAAAAAAAAGGTGCTCAGGGTTCTCAAGCGCCAGATCCGGGATGATCGCAACAGCTTCCTCCTCACCCCAAAGGGCGAGAAGGTGCTTTGGGGAGGCCACCATGATGCGCATCGCTGGTAG
- a CDS encoding response regulator transcription factor: MATVLVVEDEPAVRLGVRLALEKAGHRVLEAATSKEAWPRLREAEAVVLDWMLPDEPGTRLLERMRQGAYPDLPVLMLTARAEVRDRVEGLSRGADDYLVKPFAVEELLARLEALLRRSGKRKVLRRGPLLLDLERKEASLDGKPLPFTRREFELLAFLAQRPGRVYSREELLEAVWGHDYLGTPRTVDQHVLQLREKLGEDPKAPRFLETVRGMGYRFKEVPAGPNQGEG; this comes from the coding sequence GTGGCCACGGTCCTGGTGGTGGAGGACGAGCCTGCGGTGCGGCTAGGGGTGAGGCTGGCCCTGGAGAAGGCTGGGCACAGGGTGCTGGAAGCCGCCACCTCAAAGGAAGCCTGGCCAAGGTTGCGGGAGGCCGAAGCCGTGGTCCTGGACTGGATGCTTCCCGACGAACCCGGCACCCGGCTCCTGGAGCGCATGCGCCAAGGAGCCTACCCCGACCTTCCCGTCCTCATGCTCACCGCCCGGGCCGAGGTGCGGGATCGGGTGGAGGGGCTTTCCCGCGGGGCCGACGACTACCTGGTCAAGCCCTTTGCCGTGGAGGAGCTTTTGGCCCGCCTCGAGGCCCTCCTGCGGCGCTCGGGCAAGCGGAAGGTGCTCCGGCGCGGGCCCCTTCTCCTGGACCTGGAGCGCAAGGAGGCCAGCCTGGACGGAAAGCCCCTACCCTTCACCCGGCGGGAGTTTGAGCTCTTGGCCTTCCTGGCCCAGCGCCCAGGCCGGGTCTACTCCCGGGAGGAGCTCCTGGAAGCGGTATGGGGCCACGACTACCTGGGCACCCCCCGGACCGTGGACCAGCACGTGCTCCAGCTCCGGGAAAAGCTGGGGGAGGACCCCAAGGCCCCTCGCTTTCTGGAAACCGTGCGGGGCATGGGGTACCGGTTCAAGGAGGTCCCGGCGGGGCCCAACCAGGGGGAAGGGTGA
- a CDS encoding aquaporin, producing MGVLASIPLSGAGAHPNPAVTLALVEGHLLPWRLVPLYLVAQFLSGFLGALGDFLA from the coding sequence GTGGGGGTGCTGGCCAGCATCCCCCTCTCAGGGGCAGGGGCCCATCCCAACCCCGCGGTCACCCTGGCCCTGGTTGAAGGCCACCTTCTCCCCTGGCGTCTTGTGCCCTTATACCTGGTAGCCCAGTTTCTGAGTGGGTTTCTGGGCGCCTTGGGGGACTTCCTCGCCTAG
- a CDS encoding DUF4900 domain-containing protein → MEGNPRVVASSGVSQTYALPFVMVAQATMGTYRRNVVLHGEYRFTVGRASFSRWALFTHIHTLPGGTDVWFTDRTLFDGPVHTNSHFRFYRRPWFGGEVTSAGCTNPGDSACSGQTRPGAYFYGVNRNGLVQASNMQPSANAPSYTNAYGTHAPEFTAGVDWGSAFIPLPASNQAQKTVAQTAGLYFQTTIQNLTLERKCVDSLTNLEVPCTIPLPTGVTKFQYISVSYCANNNCSQTASGTYRYGADGKLYRRVVQNNTASWQPVQRNGSDVYFNGVIFSDRAIQSLSGPPRTNPNNPNTASPALAEFAQITVAASSTIRITGDLKYENPPCTGTPTRNPNGTVSPATCDNLSAQNVLGVYSQDGDVLISQNAPRNLHLHGSFMSAKGVVQVENYNSIPEKGSVYLIGGIIEKYYGAFGTFNPQTGQNNTGYGRAFTYDRRFLQGLAPPYFPTTGLDQVINVVAFSYGQREQVY, encoded by the coding sequence GTGGAAGGGAATCCCCGGGTTGTGGCCTCCAGCGGGGTGTCCCAAACCTACGCCTTGCCCTTTGTGATGGTTGCCCAGGCCACCATGGGGACTTATCGCCGGAATGTGGTCCTCCACGGGGAGTATCGCTTCACCGTGGGCAGAGCAAGCTTTTCCCGCTGGGCCCTTTTCACCCACATCCACACCCTCCCCGGGGGCACGGATGTATGGTTCACCGACCGAACCCTCTTTGATGGGCCCGTGCACACCAACAGCCATTTCCGCTTCTACCGTAGGCCGTGGTTTGGTGGGGAAGTGACCAGCGCCGGATGCACCAACCCAGGCGACTCCGCTTGCTCTGGTCAAACTCGTCCGGGGGCATATTTCTATGGGGTGAACAGGAACGGCCTGGTTCAGGCCAGCAACATGCAACCCAGCGCCAACGCTCCCTCCTACACCAACGCCTACGGCACCCATGCTCCCGAGTTCACCGCCGGCGTGGATTGGGGCTCCGCCTTTATTCCCCTCCCTGCGAGCAACCAAGCCCAGAAAACCGTTGCCCAAACCGCTGGGCTCTACTTCCAGACAACGATCCAGAACCTCACCCTAGAGCGCAAATGCGTGGATAGCCTCACTAACCTTGAGGTACCATGCACTATACCCCTACCCACCGGCGTGACCAAGTTCCAGTACATTAGCGTCAGCTACTGCGCCAACAACAACTGTTCCCAAACCGCTTCTGGGACCTACCGGTATGGAGCGGATGGTAAGCTCTACAGGAGGGTAGTGCAGAACAATACGGCTTCCTGGCAACCCGTGCAACGGAATGGCTCGGATGTCTACTTTAACGGCGTCATCTTTAGCGATAGAGCAATCCAAAGCCTTTCAGGACCGCCCCGTACAAACCCCAATAACCCCAACACTGCCAGCCCTGCCCTGGCGGAGTTTGCCCAGATCACGGTGGCGGCCTCCTCCACCATCAGGATCACCGGGGACCTCAAGTACGAAAATCCCCCGTGTACAGGCACACCCACCCGTAACCCCAACGGCACGGTTTCCCCGGCCACCTGCGACAATCTCTCTGCGCAAAACGTGCTGGGAGTCTACAGCCAGGATGGCGACGTGCTCATCTCCCAAAATGCCCCCCGGAACCTGCACCTTCACGGTTCCTTTATGAGCGCCAAAGGTGTGGTGCAGGTCGAAAACTACAACTCCATTCCCGAAAAGGGAAGTGTATACCTTATCGGGGGTATCATCGAGAAATATTACGGCGCCTTCGGAACTTTTAACCCCCAGACAGGACAAAACAACACTGGTTACGGCCGTGCGTTCACCTACGACCGACGCTTCCTCCAAGGGTTGGCTCCCCCCTACTTTCCCACAACCGGCCTAGACCAAGTGATCAACGTGGTGGCTTTCAGTTACGGACAGAGGGAGCAGGTGTACTGA
- a CDS encoding prepilin-type N-terminal cleavage/methylation domain-containing protein encodes MSWKGRLGLTLLELLLALLILGTLMAIAYGGMVQFMQVRSDLDASVSAQAKLRRIVEVFTQDLRSAVFGGLASTPYPTGRQSISFALIDGGAGYPVLPHDSGSNASFKNAAEAKIVVLAASASQIGIADGDYVLMVNANGDGVILPVTQVNPVGGQANRWHVVHAGCGNTIDYTPNTLLFRVRTLGFRFDRQTKELVYREGAGAEIPVAFDLSSFRIGYVYEDASQDIRIDPPGYPYDQPAAAPPYQVQDSGRTYTLKRLALTLSAAFPSRGRNMERTYTSVVDLASNTQYTVRRILPCSRGGGNP; translated from the coding sequence ATGAGCTGGAAAGGCCGTTTGGGATTAACCCTTCTGGAACTGCTCCTGGCCTTGCTGATCCTGGGCACTCTCATGGCCATCGCCTATGGTGGCATGGTGCAGTTCATGCAGGTGCGCTCCGACTTGGACGCCAGCGTCAGTGCCCAGGCAAAGCTACGTCGCATCGTGGAGGTCTTCACCCAGGACTTGAGGAGCGCGGTATTTGGCGGCTTGGCTTCCACACCCTACCCCACCGGGCGCCAGAGCATCTCCTTCGCCCTCATCGACGGGGGGGCGGGCTATCCCGTCCTACCCCACGACAGCGGGAGTAACGCCAGCTTCAAGAACGCCGCTGAGGCCAAGATCGTGGTCCTGGCCGCGTCGGCAAGCCAAATCGGCATCGCAGATGGGGACTACGTCTTGATGGTGAACGCCAATGGGGACGGGGTGATCCTGCCCGTCACTCAGGTGAACCCCGTTGGCGGGCAAGCCAACCGGTGGCACGTGGTCCATGCGGGATGCGGGAATACCATCGATTACACACCTAACACCTTGCTCTTTCGCGTGCGCACCCTGGGATTCCGCTTTGACCGGCAAACGAAGGAGCTGGTATACAGGGAAGGGGCTGGGGCGGAAATACCAGTAGCCTTCGACCTTTCCAGCTTCCGCATCGGCTACGTGTACGAGGATGCCAGCCAAGATATCCGCATCGACCCACCTGGATACCCCTATGACCAACCTGCGGCAGCGCCTCCCTATCAGGTACAGGACTCAGGAAGGACCTACACCCTAAAACGCTTGGCGCTGACCCTTTCGGCAGCCTTCCCCTCGCGGGGAAGGAATATGGAGCGCACCTACACCAGCGTGGTGGACCTAGCCTCCAATACCCAGTACACGGTAAGGAGGATACTGCCTTGCAGCCGAGGAGGTGGTAACCCATGA
- a CDS encoding prepilin-type N-terminal cleavage/methylation domain-containing protein: protein MKEMKGHTQRLGLTLLEVLLSIALLSVVMLALNATLISSLQQTSVAGSRTQAVQILNYMGRRIVGGETSLLANPTLQFEYGTLRQNFPDLPNELHFANPDLYRVTIENLGPPPWNSTLGVDIHRYRIEVCWQRAGQEFCATGQTLSAPPSSGSTNPPVLEGLN, encoded by the coding sequence ATGAAAGAAATGAAAGGCCACACCCAAAGGTTGGGTCTAACCCTTCTGGAGGTGTTGCTGTCCATCGCCCTCCTCAGCGTGGTCATGCTGGCCCTGAACGCCACCCTAATTTCCAGCCTCCAGCAGACTTCCGTGGCGGGCTCAAGGACCCAGGCGGTTCAAATCCTGAACTACATGGGAAGGCGCATTGTGGGAGGCGAAACCTCACTCCTGGCCAATCCCACCCTCCAGTTCGAGTATGGAACCCTACGGCAGAACTTCCCTGACCTACCCAATGAACTCCACTTTGCCAATCCAGATCTATACCGGGTGACCATTGAAAACCTTGGTCCTCCCCCTTGGAACAGCACCCTGGGGGTGGACATACACCGTTACCGCATCGAGGTCTGCTGGCAACGGGCGGGACAGGAATTCTGTGCCACTGGACAGACCCTATCAGCCCCTCCCTCCAGCGGAAGCACGAATCCCCCTGTACTGGAGGGGCTCAACTGA
- the phoU gene encoding phosphate signaling complex protein PhoU, producing the protein MREVLDKALNELLEETLRMLSLVRQMTQEATEALAEGNRAKAEGVIAKDQEVDALELRIENQAVTIIARHQPVASDLRLIFTVIKALTDLERAGDYAMHVAEDALLLAQDPPLKRYVILQEMAKRLLEMMDTLGRAMAERDPSLARQVLAMDDQVDGLYEEVTRELVTYMMEDPRTLTKALTLMRVARSYERLGDHLENVAERVIYWLTGEVYKTPEDVY; encoded by the coding sequence ATGCGCGAAGTACTGGATAAAGCCTTGAACGAGTTGCTGGAGGAAACCCTCAGGATGCTCTCCTTGGTACGGCAGATGACCCAGGAGGCCACGGAGGCCCTGGCGGAGGGAAACCGCGCCAAGGCGGAGGGCGTGATCGCCAAGGACCAGGAGGTGGACGCCCTGGAACTGAGGATTGAAAACCAGGCCGTCACCATCATCGCCCGGCACCAGCCGGTGGCCTCGGACCTGCGCCTCATCTTCACGGTCATCAAGGCCCTCACCGATTTGGAGCGGGCCGGGGACTACGCCATGCACGTGGCCGAAGACGCCTTGTTGCTGGCCCAAGACCCCCCCCTTAAGCGCTACGTGATCCTCCAGGAGATGGCCAAACGGCTCCTGGAGATGATGGACACCCTGGGCCGGGCGATGGCGGAAAGGGACCCCTCCCTGGCCCGCCAGGTCCTGGCCATGGACGACCAGGTGGACGGCCTGTATGAGGAGGTCACCCGGGAGCTGGTCACCTACATGATGGAAGACCCCCGTACCCTCACCAAGGCCCTGACCCTCATGCGGGTGGCCCGCAGCTACGAGCGCCTGGGGGACCATCTGGAAAACGTGGCGGAAAGGGTCATCTACTGGCTCACCGGGGAGGTCTACAAGACCCCTGAGGACGTCTACTAG
- the cas6 gene encoding CRISPR-associated endoribonuclease Cas6 has translation MVLAAVVLELEGEALPEASGLRGFFYRLVREVAPEVHDLGENPFSLGFGGGERGYWARIALLREELYAKLSPRLFALEGQSVRLGRPFRVKAVVQEGHPWAGLTTYPRLFRAPEGPDLPLRFFSPTFFRRKGVHYPLPEPRLVLESLLRRLEGLADLPAPEEVREALLEGTTVRWFEGKTVRAEAEVEAVGFVGRVVYHLPKATEEELSWLWALGRFAFYAGVGAKTALGYGRVKLFSHQAGRD, from the coding sequence ATGGTGCTGGCCGCTGTGGTCTTGGAGTTGGAAGGGGAGGCCCTTCCCGAGGCTTCGGGCCTGAGGGGCTTCTTCTACCGCCTTGTGCGGGAGGTGGCCCCCGAGGTGCACGACCTAGGGGAAAACCCCTTTAGCCTGGGCTTTGGGGGAGGGGAGAGGGGTTACTGGGCCCGCATCGCCCTCCTTCGGGAGGAGCTTTACGCCAAGCTGTCCCCCAGGCTTTTTGCCCTGGAGGGCCAGTCAGTCCGCCTGGGCAGGCCCTTCCGGGTAAAGGCGGTGGTGCAGGAGGGCCATCCTTGGGCGGGCCTCACCACCTACCCCCGGCTATTCCGGGCCCCTGAGGGGCCCGACCTCCCCTTGCGCTTCTTTAGCCCCACCTTCTTCCGCCGCAAGGGGGTGCACTACCCCCTTCCCGAGCCCCGGTTGGTGCTGGAAAGCCTCCTGAGGCGCCTGGAAGGGCTTGCCGACCTCCCGGCCCCGGAGGAGGTGCGGGAAGCCCTTTTGGAAGGGACCACGGTGCGCTGGTTTGAGGGGAAGACGGTGCGGGCCGAGGCGGAGGTGGAGGCGGTGGGGTTCGTGGGCCGGGTGGTCTACCACCTGCCTAAGGCCACGGAGGAGGAGCTCTCCTGGCTTTGGGCCCTGGGGCGGTTTGCCTTCTATGCCGGGGTGGGGGCTAAGACCGCTTTGGGGTATGGGAGGGTGAAGCTGTTTTCCCACCAGGCAGGAAGGGACTAG
- a CDS encoding sensor histidine kinase, whose protein sequence is MKELLAEAWEEALEGLVLHRDRQVLYLNPKAEELLQASRKKVVGRPLLLALRDHRLEALALHGGERTLGVRGRTLRVRALPGRLYLLDETELHRRLMALEEATQALAHELRTPLAGMGPLLEALTPHTPQEREVLDLLKGEVARLSRLVRDLSLTQPGPRRTFLLEELWPRLEKLLGERLRGRRVEVSLPHTLHTDPEALFQILLNLLDNALKYGRDPIRLLSREEGGRLFVEVRDQGPGLPDYQALFLPRHRGFQGGAGQGLGLYLVRRIAQGLGGEAYAQREGAENVFGVRLPLN, encoded by the coding sequence GTGAAGGAGCTTCTGGCCGAGGCCTGGGAGGAGGCCCTGGAGGGTTTGGTCCTGCACCGGGATAGGCAGGTCCTCTACCTGAACCCCAAGGCGGAGGAGCTTTTGCAGGCGAGCCGGAAAAAGGTGGTGGGCCGCCCCCTTCTTTTGGCCCTTCGCGACCACCGCCTCGAGGCCCTGGCCCTCCACGGAGGGGAGCGCACCCTGGGGGTGCGGGGCCGCACCCTGAGGGTGAGGGCCCTTCCCGGCAGGCTCTACCTCCTGGACGAGACGGAACTACACCGGCGCCTAATGGCCCTTGAGGAAGCCACCCAGGCCCTGGCCCACGAGCTCCGCACCCCCCTGGCGGGGATGGGGCCCCTCCTCGAGGCCCTTACCCCCCACACCCCCCAGGAAAGGGAGGTGTTGGACCTCCTTAAGGGGGAAGTGGCCCGCCTTTCCCGTTTGGTGCGGGACCTTTCCCTTACCCAACCCGGCCCCAGGCGCACCTTCCTTCTGGAGGAGCTTTGGCCCCGTCTGGAAAAGCTCCTGGGGGAACGGCTAAGAGGAAGGCGGGTGGAGGTGAGCCTCCCCCACACCCTCCACACCGACCCCGAGGCCCTCTTCCAGATCCTCCTCAACCTTCTGGACAACGCCCTCAAGTATGGCCGCGATCCCATCCGCCTCCTCTCCCGGGAGGAAGGAGGGCGCCTTTTTGTGGAGGTGCGCGACCAGGGGCCCGGACTCCCCGACTACCAAGCCCTTTTCCTTCCCCGTCACCGGGGGTTCCAGGGTGGAGCCGGGCAGGGCCTGGGGCTCTACCTGGTGCGCCGCATCGCCCAGGGCCTGGGCGGAGAGGCTTATGCCCAAAGGGAGGGGGCGGAGAACGTTTTCGGCGTCCGCCTTCCCCTAAACTGA